From Hippoglossus stenolepis isolate QCI-W04-F060 chromosome 4, HSTE1.2, whole genome shotgun sequence, a single genomic window includes:
- the shkbp1 gene encoding SH3KBP1-binding protein 1, which yields MANTARSGDIIHLNVGGKRFSTSRQTLTWVPDSFFSSLLSGRISTLKDETGAIFIDRDPSLFAPILNFLRTKELHPRSINVHMLMHEAEFYGITPLVRKLQLCDELDRSSCGNVLFNGYLPPPVYPAKRRNRHSVAGSQFMGARAAPAERAPVRRSNTMPPNLGNSGIMGRVSHDERTFGGQSSDSGMVRIICGHHNWIALAYAQFVVCYRVKESTGWQQVFTSPRLDWVIDRVALNAKVMGGSLGDNDKMVAVASVTEIILWSICPDGNGNEIGVFSLNVPVEALFFVGNQLIATSHSGKVGVWNAVTKHWQNQDVVPISSHDTAGSFLILGCNNGSIYYIDVQKFPLRMKDNDLLVTELYRDPTEDAITALSVYLTPKTSDSGNWIEIAYGTSSGTVRVIVQHPETVGSGPQLFQTFSVHRSPVTKIMLSEKHLISVCADNNHVRTWTVTRFRGMISTQPGSTPLTSFKILSLDDVDGHGGCSAGTEIGPYGERDDQQVFIQRVVPDTDKLYVRLSSNGKRVCEVRSVDGTSITAFMVHECEGSSRIGSRPRRYLFSGHSNGSIQMWDLTTAMEIAGKVDIRALGGPTEEELLELLDQCDLALTRTPDSTPRASTCSLHSQFTDGFRTERLHSAGGRGAGAPGSAAYLYGSLPRQVPPPMPLAKPLRDAVLSSGAGPQILAVPGPTYSHSSTGSPRPHRHPDGDREWGGVRRGSFVERCQELAKGSEAAACSGFGVLAGSEGTRRSLAVCSELEARFVLRTPTTFSVSPGARHSPGSPLSSLSPSPLSSSSSHRKVTPTSPTSPTPCAVSPTRSQTPVSPRRSAAPSPTDIPASPESPTSPDHPSTGPPAGPRQPLH from the exons ATGGCGAACACGGCGAGGAGCGGGGACATCATCCACCTGAACGTCGGGGGGAAGAG GTTCAGCACCTCCCGACAGACGCTCACATGGGTCCCTGACTCCTTTTTCTCCAG tctTTTAAGCGGTCGGATCTCAACCCTGAAGGATGAAACTGGAGCt ATCTTCATCGACAGGGACCCCTCTCTGTTTGCTCCCATCCTCAACTTCCTGCGGACAAAAGAGCTTCATCCCCGCTCCATTAACGTGCACATGCTCATGCACGAGGCAGAGTTCTACGGCATCACACCGCTGG TGCGtaaactgcagctgtgtgacGAGCTGGACCGATCCTCCTGTGGAAACGTGCTGTTCAATGGCTACTTGCCTCCACCAG TGTACCCAGCAAAGCGTCGTAACCGGCACAGCGTAGCGGGGTCGCAGTTCATGGGCGCCCGAGCCGCACCTGCAGAGAGAGCGCCGGTCAGACGCAGCAACACCATGCCCCCCAACCTGGGGAACTCTGGGATAATGGGCAGGGTGAGCCATGACGAGAGGACGTTCggag gtcagTCATCAGACTCTGGCATGGTTCGGATCATCTGTGGTCATCATAACTGGATTGCTTTGGCCTACGCGCAGTTTGTCGTCTGTTACAG ggTGAAGGAGTCGACCGGGTGGCAGCAGGTCTTCACCTCTCCTCGTCTGGATTGGGTGATCGACAGAGTTGCGCTCAACGCCAAGGTGATGGGCGGCTCGCTGGGAGACAACGACAAGATGGTGGCTGTTGCCTCGGTGACGGAGATCATCCTGTGGTCCATCTGTCCAGATGGCAACGGAAATGAAATCG GCGTCTTCAGCCTCAATGTGCCGGTGGAGGCCCTCTTCTTCGTTGGTAACCAGCTGATCGCCACCAGTCACAGCGGGAAAGTTGGAGTGTGGAACGCCGTCACCAAACACTGGCAG AACCAGGATGTGGTTCCCATCAGCAGCCACGACACCGCCGGCTCCTTCCTCATCCTCGGCTGCAACAACGGGTCCATCTACTATATCG ATGTTCAGAAGTTCCCTCTGAGGATGAAGGACAACGACCTGCTGGTGACGGAGCTGTACCGGGACCCGACTGAAGACGCCATCACCGCTCTCAGTGTCTACCTCACTCCCAAAACAA GTGACAGCGGGAACTGGATCGAGATCGCGTACGGGACGAGCTCTGGGACAGTTCGAGTCATCGTTCAGCATCCAGAGACCGTCGGCTCGGGGCCTCAGCTCTTCCAGACCTTCTCCGTCCACCGCAGCCCCGTCACCAAGATCATGCTGTCGGAGAAACACCTCATTTCAG TTTGCGCAGATAACAACCACGTTCGCACATGGACGGTGACTCGGTTCAGAGGGATGATCTCCACACAGCCGGGATCCACGCCGCTCACCTCCTTCAAGATCCTCAGCCTGGACGACGTCGATGGACACGGAGGCTGCAGCGCCGGGACAGAGATAg gtccgtacggagagagagacgatcagcaggtttttattcagAGAGTCGTACCAGACACAGATAAACTGTACGTCAGACTGTCGTCCAATGGGAAGAG ggtgtgtgAGGTGCGTTCGGTGGACGGCACCTCCATCACAGCCTTCATGGTCCACGAGTGCGAGGGCTCGAGTCGCATCGGCTCTCGGCCGCGGCGCTACCTCTTCAGTGGCCACAGCAATGGCAGCATCCAGATGTGGGACCTGACCACCGCCATGGAGATCGCCGGCAAGGTCGACATCAGAG CGCTGGGCGGAccaacagaggaggagctgcttGAGCTGCTGGATCAGTGCGACCTGGCTCTGACCAGAACTCCTGACAGTACACCGAGAGCCTCGacctgcag TCTTCACTCTCAGTTCACTGACGGCTTCAGGACGGAGCGGCTCCACTctgcaggaggacgaggagccgGAGCTCCGGGTTCAGCGGCCTACCTGTATGGTAGCCTCCCCCGTCAGGTTCCGCCCCCAATGCCGTTGGCCAAACCTCTCCGAGACGCCGTCCTCTCATCCGGAGCTGGACCACAGATCCTCGCAGTCCCCGGTCCGACCTACAGCCACAGCTCCACTGGCAGCCCCCGCCCCCACAGACACCCAGACGGGGACAGAGAGTGGGGGGGTGTCCGCAGGGGCAGCTTCGTGGAGCGATGCCAGGAGCTCGCCAAGGGTTCGGAGGCAGCTGCCTGTTCAGGATTTGGGGTCCTGGCGGGGTCGGAGGGCACCAGGCGGAGCTTAGCAGTGTGCTCCGAGTTAGAGGCCAGGTTCGTCCTCAGGACTCCCACCACCTTCTCTGTGTCGCCCGGTGCTCGCCATTCACCCGGATCCCCCTTGTCATCGCTGTCACCATCTCCGTTATCCTCGTCTTCATCACACCGCAAGGTCACGCCCACTTCCCCAACAAGCCCCACCCCCTGTGCAGTAAGCCCAACCCGGTCTCAGACCCCGGTGTCTCCTCGCCGCAGCGCTGCACCGTCTCCCACTGACATCCCAGCATCACCAGAGAGCCCCACAAGTCCAGACCACCCCTCCACTGGCCCCCCTGCTGGCCCCCGCCAGCCCCTCCACTGA
- the LOC124851053 gene encoding P2Y purinoceptor 14: MDPLNSSHLPNNQSDLGSVFTHQVLPPLYFVICIVGLCLNGVAAWIFFRVPSDSGLVVYLKNMVVADLLMLSTFPFKLASQLGLGGWRIHVVICRYTAVLFYSSMYVGIVFMGLISLERYVKIVRHTSSSSTSSCMSRLCGISALHVLQSVGFARVLALFTWSLLLLCALPNVILTSQPANEENSRDCMKLKTPLGEQWHQVSIHLNVSLFWVTLLVLAFCYASIAHRVYQSYRRVQRSNSNACRKSNRSIFSILAVFVVCFVPYHICRLPYTFSQRTGSGLSLGARFLLFQLKEGTLFLSALNVCLDPVIYILMCRTFRESLLRKLSGRERRRSLTTAQSLSNI, from the coding sequence aTGGATCCACTCAACTCCAGCCACCTCCCCAACAACCAATCAGACTTGGGCAGCGTCTTCACCCACCAGGTGCTCCCTCCGCTCTACTTCGTCATCTGCATCGTGGGCCTGTGCCTGAATGGCGTCGCCGCCTGGATCTTCTTCAGAGTGCCCAGTGACTCGGGTCTGGTGGTCTACCTGAAGAACATGGTGGTGGCCGACCTGCTCATGCTCTCCACCTTCCCCTTCAAGCTGGCATCTCAGCTGGGTCTTGGCGGCTGGCGGATCCACGTGGTCATCTGCCGCTACACCGCCGTGCTCTTCTACTCCTCCATGTACGTGGGAATCGTCTTCATGGGCCTCATCAGCCTAGAGCGCTACGTCAAGATTGTCCgacacacctcctcctcctccacctcgtcCTGCATGTCCAGGTTGTGTGGGATCTCTGCGCTGCACGTCCTGCAGAGCGTCGGCTTTGCCCGGGTGCTAGCACTCTTCACCTGgagccttctcctcctctgcgcACTGCCCAACGTCATCCTGACCAGCCAGCCGGCCAATGAGGAGAACTCCCGGGACTGCATGAAGCTGAAGACGCCCCTGGGCGAGCAGTGGCATCAGGTGTCCATCCACCTCAACGTGTCACTGTTCTGGGTGACACTGCTGGTCCTCGCCTTCTGCTATGCCTCCATCGCCCACCGGGTTTACCAGTCGTACCGTCGAGTGCAGCGCTCCAACAGCAACGCCTGCCGCAAATCCAACCGCAGCATCTTCAGCATCCTGGCAGTGTTCGTCGTCTGCTTCGTGCCGTACCACATCTGCCGCTTGCCGTACACTTTCAGTCAGAGGACAGGATCGGGCTTGTCCCTGGGCGCCCGGTTCCTGCTGTTCCAGCTGAAGGAGGGGACACTCTTCCTGTCGGCGCTCAACGTCTGTCTCGACCCCGTCATCTACATCCTCATGTGTCGGACCTTCAGAGAGTCGCTGCTGAGGAAACTgtcagggagggagaggaggagatccCTGACCACCGCCCAGAGTCTGAGCAACATTTAG
- the LOC118106635 gene encoding P2Y purinoceptor 14, whose protein sequence is MGKTGMEPLTSWLEDDRITCFLFFLMWSLQEEVKPIHTDRHKQPEDQRTEDRSWTVTNKMNVSNGTGCDQVNTPAHVFFMLVYSLLFLVGLLLNGFTLKVYFCRGQQRTTSSVTVYLKNLAASDFLISLCLPIRIIHFTSSSVPVRQVYCNFGSSAFYLNMYASILFMGFIAANRYLKIVHPLGTHILQTVRVARIASTVTWVFLLASSCSYIILSLLTQEDLSSVPVTVSCDFLHSPQLSVFYKVIHTCSATIFLLVLISLVLFYYGTSRRLSQVQQRQPASSSSNKLAKSRRNMLVLVIVFCVCFVPYHLVRLPYAFLSKQCRWSQTFFYLKELTIMVSVLNVCLDPLIYFIFCKAFRAQLSTGRAVNTSQVMTNAERLEMKSNDEC, encoded by the exons atggggaagactgggatggAACCGCTGACCtcctggttagaggacgaccgcaTCACGTGCTTTCTG ttctTCCTGATGTGGTCACTGCAGGAGGAAGTCAAACCGattcacactgacagacacaaacag CCAGAGgaccagaggacagaggacaggagtTGGACTGTTACCAACAAGATGAACGTCAGCAACGGGACTGGCTGCGATCAGGTCAACACCCCGGCCCATGTTTTCTTCATGCTCGTCTACAGTCTGCTGTTTCTG gtcGGTTTGCTCCTGAACGGTTTCACCCTGAAGGTTTACTTCTGCAGAGGCCAGCAGCGGACGACCAGCAGCGTGACCGTCTACCTGAAGAACCTGGCGGCCTCCGACTTCCTGATCAGCCTCTGTCTCCCCATACGAATCATCCACTTCACCAGCAGCTCCGTCCCCGTCCGCCAGGTCTACTGCAACTTTGGTTCTTCTGCCTTTTACCTCAATATGTACGCCAGCATCCTGTTCATGGGTTTCATCGCCGCTAACAG gtaTCTGAAGATCGTCCACCCTTTAGGAACTCACATCCTGCAGACCGTAAGAGTCGCTCGCATCGCCTCCACGGTAACCTGGGTCTTCCTTCTGGCCTCATCGTGCAGCTACATCATCCTGTCCCTCCTCACCCAGGAGGATCTCTCCTCTGTGCCGGTCACAGTCAGCTGCGACTTCCTGCACAGTCCACAGCTCAGCGTTTTCTACAAAGTCATCCACACCTGCTCCGCCACCATCTTCCTGCTTGTCCTCATCTCCCTGGTCCTCTTCTACTACGGCACCTCCCGCAGGCTGTCGCAGGTCCAGCAGAGGCAGCCGGCGTCCTCCAGCTCCAACAAACTCGCCAAGTCACGCAGGAACATGTTGGTGCTGGTCATCGTGTTCTGCGTTTGCTTCGTCCCGTACCACCTGGTTCGACTCCCCTACGCCTTCCTGTCGAAGCAGTGCCGGTGGAGCCAGACCTTCTTCTACCTGAAGGAGCTGACCATCATGGTGTCGGTTCTCAACGTCTGCCTGGACCCGCTCATCTACTTCATCTTCTGCAAGGCCTTCAGGGCCCAGCTGAGCACGGGGAGGGCGGTCAACACGTCGCAGGTCATGACGAACGCAGAAAGACTCGAGATGAAAAGCAACGACGAGTGTTGA